Proteins encoded together in one Planctomyces sp. SH-PL14 window:
- a CDS encoding ATP-binding protein, giving the protein MSAAAQSAVTIPNDTSAGLEVQERIVGLLEERGYPMKDVFSVRLALEEALINAIKHGNQMDPNKSVEISWEVTDSTVRVSIEDQGRGFDPSTLPDPTLEENLERSSGRGVMLIHHYMTSVGYNDRGNRITMIKERSE; this is encoded by the coding sequence ATGTCCGCAGCCGCTCAATCTGCTGTAACGATTCCCAACGACACCTCCGCTGGACTTGAGGTCCAGGAACGGATCGTCGGTCTGTTGGAGGAGCGCGGCTATCCAATGAAGGACGTCTTCAGCGTCCGTCTGGCGCTGGAGGAAGCGCTGATCAATGCCATCAAGCATGGCAACCAGATGGACCCCAACAAGTCGGTCGAGATCAGTTGGGAAGTGACCGACTCGACTGTCCGGGTGTCGATTGAGGATCAGGGGAGGGGATTCGATCCCAGCACGCTTCCCGATCCGACGCTGGAAGAGAACCTGGAGCGATCGAGCGGCCGGGGAGTGATGCTGATTCATCACTACATGACGAGTGTGGGCTATAACGACAGAGGGAACCGGATCACGATGATTAAGGAGCGCTCCGAGTAG
- a CDS encoding STAS domain-containing protein yields MAAGQRRLDIEEVGDVTVARFLDKKILDENNIQMIGNQLFGLVDEDGRKKIVLDFANVEYLSSAALGKLITMNNKVKAAKGKLRLCNIRPEILEVFTITKLNKVLDIKPDQDQALAGL; encoded by the coding sequence ATGGCTGCGGGGCAACGTCGGCTCGACATTGAAGAAGTGGGTGACGTCACGGTCGCCCGGTTCCTCGACAAGAAAATTCTGGACGAGAACAACATCCAGATGATCGGGAACCAGCTCTTCGGCCTCGTCGACGAAGACGGCCGCAAGAAGATCGTGCTGGACTTTGCCAACGTCGAGTATCTCTCGAGCGCGGCCCTCGGCAAGCTGATCACGATGAACAATAAGGTGAAAGCGGCCAAAGGAAAGCTTCGCCTGTGCAACATCCGCCCGGAGATCCTTGAGGTCTTCACCATCACCAAGCTGAACAAGGTGCTGGATATCAAGCCGGATCAGGACCAGGCCCTGGCCGGGCTGTAA
- a CDS encoding VWA domain-containing protein, translating into MDWLRSWFEWYFRLDPAAPGQGTAWDLVLRSSWFSRPAVLWTGGIALAGLVVAAYLRQTRHLSLLQRIGLIALRFAALALIGLALTEAALQVTRTGLPFIAVLIDTSGSMGLPDRAPTTASPAANSGTSTTRLQSAQAVLLDREGERLRELGQRHRLRLYEFSESANPINAELDSPQALAEAVRGLKPLGLSTRPGAALKEVLEEFRGVPPTAIVLLSDGVASTSEADRASAAVDLARQMSVPVLTVPVGSDRPVLDLQAYDLLAEDVILLGDPAALSFRVRPHGGSGRPIEAELWSADGTGPLARTQEVASQEGQPVNMELSYVPPAEGELELLVKVKPWTEEQETENNVLRKRIQVRREKIRVLLVERLPRWEFRHLKPVLERDDSIELRTVLQESDPEYVQEDRTALPRFPTTTEELFQYDVVILGDVDPEYFNPQSLEHLREFVRERGGGLLMVAGPRFNPAAFARTPLETLSPVELDAVRAPEPTSLLNGFRMERTIEGRAHPLLRLTDSGTSADAAWAELPPMYWFLECRRRKAGAQALTVHPQARGEDGKLPLIVWQRFGAGQVLFHATDELWQWRRQPGDSFYPRYWSQAMRALSRAKLLGASRGVQLTTDRTAYHVGDPVRIRVQVLDGRSLGGGTAGGATGKPAQVIVEARPGGGRGGDGSGGTPRRETIELAPRPDTPQLYEGTAAGLGAGTYRVWLADPTNPESPPAAEFQVELPNRELQQRGVDRADLARTAQQTRGKMYELEQFDRLVQEIPRGQPIALAAAERIPLWNRWELFTLLLLVLGTEWLWRQRLGLT; encoded by the coding sequence ATGGACTGGCTGCGATCGTGGTTCGAGTGGTACTTCCGGCTGGACCCGGCCGCGCCCGGCCAGGGGACCGCTTGGGATCTGGTTCTCCGCTCCTCCTGGTTCTCTCGCCCCGCCGTTCTCTGGACCGGGGGAATCGCCCTGGCCGGACTCGTCGTCGCCGCCTATCTGCGGCAGACGCGGCATCTCTCGCTCCTTCAAAGAATCGGCCTGATCGCCCTCCGTTTCGCAGCCCTGGCTCTGATCGGCTTGGCCCTGACCGAAGCGGCGCTCCAGGTGACCCGCACCGGTCTCCCGTTCATCGCCGTCCTGATCGACACCTCAGGCAGCATGGGCCTTCCCGATCGAGCCCCCACGACCGCCAGTCCCGCGGCGAACTCCGGGACCTCGACCACACGGCTCCAGTCCGCTCAGGCGGTCCTCCTCGATCGAGAAGGGGAGCGTCTCCGCGAGCTGGGACAGCGGCACCGCCTGCGGCTCTACGAGTTCTCCGAGTCCGCCAACCCGATCAACGCCGAGCTCGACTCCCCTCAGGCCCTCGCCGAAGCGGTCCGGGGCCTGAAACCGCTCGGCCTCTCGACCCGCCCCGGAGCCGCGCTCAAAGAGGTCCTCGAAGAGTTCCGCGGCGTCCCCCCGACCGCGATCGTCCTCCTCTCCGACGGCGTGGCGAGCACCAGCGAAGCGGACCGGGCCTCGGCGGCCGTCGACCTGGCCCGGCAGATGTCGGTCCCGGTCCTGACCGTCCCGGTCGGCAGCGACCGGCCGGTCCTCGACCTTCAGGCGTACGACCTGCTGGCCGAGGACGTGATCCTCCTCGGCGACCCGGCGGCGCTCTCGTTCCGGGTCCGGCCGCACGGCGGGTCCGGCCGCCCGATCGAAGCGGAACTGTGGTCCGCGGACGGCACGGGTCCGCTCGCCCGGACACAGGAGGTCGCCAGCCAGGAGGGACAGCCGGTCAACATGGAGCTGAGCTACGTCCCGCCCGCCGAAGGGGAGCTGGAGCTGCTTGTCAAAGTCAAACCGTGGACCGAGGAGCAGGAGACGGAAAACAACGTCCTCCGCAAGCGGATCCAGGTCCGGCGGGAGAAGATCCGCGTGCTGCTGGTGGAGCGGCTCCCCCGCTGGGAGTTCCGACATCTCAAGCCGGTCCTGGAACGGGACGACTCGATCGAGCTCAGAACGGTTCTCCAGGAGTCCGACCCGGAATACGTCCAGGAAGACCGGACCGCCCTGCCGCGATTCCCGACGACGACGGAGGAGCTGTTCCAGTACGACGTCGTGATCCTGGGGGACGTCGATCCGGAGTATTTCAATCCGCAGTCGCTCGAGCACCTGCGGGAGTTCGTCCGGGAGCGGGGGGGCGGTCTCCTGATGGTCGCCGGGCCCCGCTTCAACCCGGCCGCCTTCGCCCGAACTCCGTTGGAAACACTCTCGCCCGTCGAGCTCGATGCCGTCCGGGCGCCGGAGCCGACTTCCCTGCTGAACGGATTCCGGATGGAGCGGACGATCGAGGGGCGGGCGCATCCGCTCCTGCGGCTCACCGACAGCGGGACCTCGGCCGACGCCGCCTGGGCCGAGCTTCCGCCGATGTACTGGTTCCTGGAGTGCCGCCGGCGGAAAGCGGGCGCCCAGGCCCTCACAGTGCATCCACAGGCCCGCGGAGAGGACGGAAAGCTCCCGCTCATCGTCTGGCAGCGTTTCGGGGCGGGGCAGGTCCTGTTTCATGCCACGGACGAGCTGTGGCAGTGGCGGCGACAGCCGGGGGATTCGTTCTATCCCCGGTACTGGAGCCAGGCGATGCGGGCCCTCAGCCGGGCCAAGCTGCTGGGGGCGAGTCGCGGAGTCCAGCTCACGACCGATCGAACGGCCTATCACGTCGGCGATCCGGTCCGGATCCGGGTTCAGGTCCTCGACGGCCGTTCGCTGGGGGGCGGAACCGCGGGCGGCGCAACGGGAAAGCCGGCCCAGGTCATCGTTGAAGCCCGCCCCGGCGGCGGGCGAGGGGGCGACGGCAGCGGCGGGACCCCACGGAGGGAGACAATCGAGCTCGCCCCCCGTCCCGATACGCCCCAGCTCTACGAGGGAACCGCGGCCGGCCTCGGCGCGGGGACATACCGGGTCTGGCTGGCCGATCCGACAAACCCCGAGTCTCCGCCTGCCGCCGAGTTTCAGGTGGAGCTCCCGAACCGCGAACTCCAGCAGCGAGGGGTCGACCGGGCGGACCTGGCGCGGACCGCGCAGCAGACCCGCGGCAAGATGTACGAGCTGGAACAGTTCGATCGGCTGGTCCAGGAGATCCCCCGCGGTCAGCCGATCGCGCTCGCCGCGGCTGAGCGGATCCCGCTCTGGAATCGCTGGGAGCTGTTCACGCTGCTCCTGCTCGTCCTGGGAACGGAATGGCTCTGGCGGCAGCGTCTGGGACTGACGTGA
- a CDS encoding cupin-like domain-containing protein: MTASAVLTREARTSAAAPAQESLLRISADQFASHFTRQPFLIGHSLAEHPLFQIERILKLAQELPPCCIEYNAGQIPVSIEHDKTPQNGLSAEETIRRIAECKSWLVLKHVERDPAYRELLDECMAQIVEHSEAIAPGMTNAQAFLFVTSPGSVTPIHIDPEHNFLLQVRGSKIIHMYDGRDRQLLPEKQLEHFYCDRGRNMEYDPSFEAKSWTFDLQPGSGLHFPVTYPHWVQNGGEVSISFSITFRTPDLDRRRTLYQVNDRLRRWFKNPLPIGQRPLRDTLMYNGYRVLRRLKLISEPGKSCKLPTM, encoded by the coding sequence ATGACTGCCTCTGCCGTTCTCACGCGCGAAGCCCGGACCTCGGCCGCCGCCCCTGCTCAAGAATCGCTCCTGCGGATCAGCGCGGACCAGTTCGCCAGCCACTTCACGCGGCAGCCGTTCCTGATCGGGCATTCGCTCGCGGAACATCCGCTGTTCCAGATTGAGCGGATCCTGAAGCTCGCCCAGGAACTTCCCCCCTGCTGCATCGAATACAACGCGGGACAGATCCCCGTCAGCATCGAGCACGACAAGACGCCGCAGAACGGCCTCTCCGCCGAAGAGACAATCCGCCGGATCGCCGAGTGCAAGTCGTGGCTCGTCCTCAAGCACGTCGAGCGCGATCCTGCCTACCGTGAACTCCTCGACGAGTGCATGGCGCAGATCGTCGAGCACTCTGAAGCGATCGCCCCGGGGATGACGAACGCTCAGGCGTTCCTGTTCGTCACGTCTCCCGGTTCGGTCACGCCGATCCACATTGATCCCGAACACAATTTCCTGCTGCAGGTCCGCGGCTCGAAGATCATCCACATGTACGACGGCCGGGACCGGCAGCTTCTCCCGGAGAAGCAGCTGGAGCACTTCTACTGCGACCGCGGCCGGAATATGGAGTACGACCCGTCTTTCGAGGCGAAGTCCTGGACGTTCGATCTGCAGCCGGGGTCCGGACTCCACTTCCCGGTGACGTATCCGCACTGGGTCCAGAATGGCGGCGAGGTCTCGATCTCGTTCAGCATCACCTTCCGCACGCCGGACCTGGACCGTCGCCGGACGCTCTATCAGGTGAATGACCGGCTCCGCCGCTGGTTCAAGAATCCGTTGCCGATCGGTCAGCGTCCGCTTCGTGACACGTTGATGTACAACGGCTACCGCGTCTTGCGGCGGCTCAAGTTGATCTCCGAGCCGGGCAAGAGCTGCAAGCTGCCGACCATGTAG
- a CDS encoding GNAT family N-acetyltransferase: MRSTVSDIFSSPVPAELLPPATVPTAPPHLLNGDLWLEVADTAFELDKHAAAWDDLGRHAAEPNVYYERWMFEPALQALARSERFRLVFVYRKGKRQDVPPALVGFFPLIVRTSHLGLVTTYELWGHDYCFLRTPLIREGHLVDTLNAFFAWTESKGFPASVLELPQIHGEGPFAKALTQVFYERKRLVHWVASYNRALLVRSSSGDEYIHTSVSSHQRQEVRRQSRRLAELGTVELRKLDNEILLDTWLTDFFRLEDSGWKGEAGTSLNASEESRAFFRDVCERAWKRGQLEILGLFLNGSAVAMKVNFLSGNGSYAFKIAYREDLARYSPGVQLELENIQALHNDPKRQWMDSCAVPNHFMINRLWKDQRTIQHLLASTGRRRGNLLVGLLPLLRAIKRTIRPIPTAP, translated from the coding sequence AACTGCTGCCGCCGGCGACGGTGCCGACCGCGCCTCCCCACCTGCTCAACGGAGACCTCTGGCTCGAAGTCGCCGACACCGCCTTCGAACTCGACAAGCACGCCGCCGCCTGGGACGACCTAGGACGCCACGCCGCCGAACCCAACGTCTACTACGAACGCTGGATGTTCGAGCCCGCCCTCCAGGCCCTCGCCCGCTCCGAACGCTTCCGCTTGGTCTTCGTCTACCGCAAAGGCAAACGGCAGGACGTCCCCCCCGCCCTCGTCGGCTTCTTCCCGCTCATCGTCCGGACCTCGCACCTCGGACTCGTCACCACCTACGAGCTGTGGGGCCACGACTACTGCTTCCTCCGGACCCCGCTGATCCGTGAGGGACACCTCGTCGATACTCTCAACGCCTTCTTCGCCTGGACCGAATCAAAAGGCTTCCCCGCCAGCGTCCTGGAACTGCCTCAGATCCACGGCGAAGGCCCCTTCGCCAAGGCCCTCACCCAGGTGTTCTACGAGCGGAAGCGGCTCGTCCACTGGGTCGCTTCGTACAACCGGGCTCTCCTGGTCCGCAGCTCCAGCGGCGACGAATACATCCACACCTCCGTCTCCAGCCATCAGCGCCAGGAAGTCCGCCGCCAGTCCCGGCGGCTCGCTGAACTCGGAACGGTGGAACTCCGCAAACTCGACAACGAGATCCTGCTCGACACCTGGCTCACTGACTTCTTCCGTCTCGAAGACTCGGGATGGAAGGGGGAAGCGGGAACGTCGCTCAACGCGTCCGAGGAAAGCCGGGCCTTCTTCCGCGATGTCTGCGAACGGGCCTGGAAACGGGGCCAGCTCGAGATCCTGGGTCTGTTCCTCAACGGCTCCGCCGTGGCGATGAAGGTGAACTTCCTCTCCGGAAACGGGAGCTACGCTTTCAAGATCGCCTACCGCGAAGACCTCGCCCGCTACTCCCCCGGCGTGCAGCTGGAGCTGGAGAACATCCAGGCCCTGCACAACGACCCGAAGCGGCAGTGGATGGACTCCTGTGCGGTCCCGAACCATTTCATGATCAACCGTCTCTGGAAGGACCAGAGGACGATCCAGCACCTGCTTGCGTCGACGGGCCGCCGCCGCGGCAATCTCCTGGTGGGACTGCTTCCCCTCCTGCGAGCGATCAAGCGAACCATCCGACCGATCCCAACCGCGCCCTGA